The genomic interval CCGGATCTGGATCCCTTccaaaaattacattacatgttaCCAGGGCAGAGACTGATCTTTGATAAAGTCCATAACTTTTCGAGTAATTctgctaaaaaacaaacaaacaaactgaaccaatcacataaccagggaacatcatcatcaacaaatAGTAATAACTTGTATTTAGTTCTCATCTTGTGTTAGTCCTAGATTGtcaatgtggggaaaaaaaaatgtatatatatatatatatatatatatatatatatatatatatatttatatatatttatatatatttatttattttttttctttcatctatGAAAACCAGATTTGATCAATTAGCAACTTGATCAACGTATTTGGGTCTTTAACTGTCACAGTTCACTAATCATATTATATTTAGTTATACTGTATTTCTTCTTATTCACAAAATCCCCCTGATGTTCTTCTTCCTAACAGCTGAACAGTCAGAGGCTATAACGCCTTCGACACAACCTCCAGacgcctccgccgccgccgcacatgTGGTTCCCTCGTCGCTGCCTGTCGCTGAGCCGACACCTCCACAGAGAGTGTCCAAAGAAAAAGCTACAGAGCCAGTAAACAGTGTGTCTCAGTTTCAACCGGCCGAAACGGATCCCTCAGTCCCTCCCACCCCAGAACACTCTGGTCCGTCTCCAGCTGCGCAGTCTGCTGCCTCCTCGGCACCCAGACACCACGAGACCGGGGCCCTCATGGTCACCAAGACCTCGTACGTGATACCAAAGAAGCATCCTGCGCCTCAGCCTCTGTCCGCGTCCGCGTCGACGTCTAGTCAGAAGTCGTCTCCGGGCCCCATGCTGCTGAACGAAACCCGGAACCTGCCGGTGCCTCCTGCGCCCAGCGCTCCCTCGTCCAGACCCTCTCAGCCCAACAACCAGGTCCGACAGAGCATCCAGCGCTCGCTCACCGGCATCCTGTTCAAAAGGTGAGAACGGCTCACGAGCCTCAGCCTGGAGTCGTGTCACGTTCTGTACAAACACAATACTTTCTTTTGATCAAATTGAAAATTAGCTCAAGTACAGCTACAAATATCGACATCTGAATGAGGAAGATGCACCAGAAGATTCACCAccagttttattattatagtgTGTCTACACTGCCCAGATTATACTACGATACATTGTCATTAACTATGCACACTTATCAAATAATATGACTCATGTGGTACGTGGATTTTCCTCGCTGTCGGACAAAGGCACATGATTTTCGTCACGTGACAGAAtccacaaatgtaaacaaacaaaccacaacaatGTAATTTTTCTTCCCCATCTGTTGTGAATGCTGTTTCAGGGTGTGCGACTGTGACGACCTGGAAATGTCTGAGATCGACGCCGCAAAGCTCGTCTCGAACATCGAGATGGAGATGTTCGACGTGTTCCGCAACACAGACAGTAAATACATGAACAAGTACAGAACGATAATGTTCAACCTCAAAGACCCAAAAAACAAGGTTTGTTCAATACTTTTTATTGTGGAATTCAGTTAGAAAGTGTTTACTCTATATTTCAAACTGCTGTGGCCTCAAACTGCGATTGGTCAGCTGACCCACTCTTTCgcgattggtcaaccgcttaGCGTGTGTTTGGAAGATGTTACCTGGAGGCTTCCTGATCGGCTGTAAATATCGCTTTTGCCAGTGAATTTGGTTCTGTCGTAAGGAATCGAGCAAAGCTAGCCGGAACGTGATCATGTTACTCGTTCCTCCTGGTGATGTTGACactttctggaaaaaaatccaGGAATGCGAAGGAGGCGTTCCAATGTTTTCTGTGTAAgagaaaacttttttggggCCTTTCAACAAACACTAAAAAAGCTAAATGACCCGttaaggaaaggaagaaaaacctGAAAGTCATAATATTGGCACTTCCTGTGTTGAGGTTTTTACAAGCAGCTCATGGTTAATTGTATCTCCAGAAAACTAATGGTGCAGTCGTGGGTTTCTCTCCAGGGCTTGTTGTATCGGGTCGTACGAGGAGAAATCAGCCCGTTCCGACTGGTGAGGATGAGTCAGAAGGACATGCAGGCCACCAAGGCTCCAGAACCAAGTGCAAAAGAAACGCCTGAGGtaaagtgttgtgtgtgtgtgaaacacgACATCCAGAACAAAATCAGATGTTACACTTCAGGCCTCAGAGACGTTAAACCTTTTGTGTGTCACATGGGACATCTTCCAGGTTAAAGACGTGGCTGCTAAAACAACCGGTTTACTGCAGAAGCCTGAAGAAGTGAAGGTCGACTTGCCCAGTTTGAATCCTCCTCGACCCGACAGAAGAACGGGCAAAAGACCCGAAAGCACGGTGAGTCCACTTCATTCAAACTGATGGGATTTCACCCTTTTTACATGGTCAGTATTCTGTCCATCTTGCTCCGCGTCTGTTTGGGTTACGTGTCattgcttgtgtgtctgtgttggcgTAGGCTGCTTCccaggagcagaggagaaatgttcctgctcctgctcccagGAGCAGAACCATCCAGCCCGGCCTTGGCAGCCAGATACCAGATATCCTCACCTGTATGCTCAAGGACACCACATCAGAGCACAAAGCTCACCTCTTTGACCTGAAATGCAAGATATGCACAGGtaaattcaaatatatttgaTGACAATAGCGGTGCAATACCGAGTAGATATAATCCGATGACCAACTATTATTTCAGTTCATctaagaagatttttttttcttccttctcaaAGGCCAGATACTCgctggggaagaggaggaacctGCGAAGAAAAAAGCCAAGGTTGCCGAAACACGAGAGAAGCATGAACCCTCCTGGAGGAGGTACGCAGGAGGAGATGACTCCCCTCTGCAGGCGCCACCTGACTCACCTGACATGGACTCTCCGACATCCCGCCTCGTCATTGACTCTCCAGCACTGACCATAGTAGAATCCCCTGCTTCCCCGACAATGGATTCTCCAGCCTCTCCCACTTTAGAGTCTCCTGCTTCCCCCGTGTCCGAGTCCCCTGCATCCCCAACTGCAGACTTCCCTGCATCCACTTCAACGAAGCGAGCATACGCACCAGTCGTGATTCCAGTTGTCTCCACCGTAACCATCACAAGACGTGATCCCCGCACCGCAGCTAGCAGGTTCTCCACCTCGTCCAGTGGCCCCTCTGGTCCTAGAAACACGACCCATAACCAACCAGCCTCTTATGCATCTTTTAAAGAGAACAGCTCTGCCCCGCCTGCTGCACCGGTACCCTCACTACCACCGGCTAGAACTTTGCCTAAATCCATTTTAATGAAGCCGTCCTCCTCGTCAGATCCTAGACTCTATGGCGCATCCTCAAGGTATGAAAACAACTGGAAGTGTCAATCTAATCTCATGGATTCCATTGGATTAAAATCAGCGTAATTGTTATTGTGCTGCCGTCTCTTGTATTTCAGGACTGTGATCTCTGAGTCACCGGCTGAGGGTGAGACTGCTAAGTTCCTTGCAAAGCAAGAGATCGTGTGGAAAGGTTTCCTGAACATGCTCAATGTGGCCAAGTTTGTCACGAAGGGATATCTGGTTTCAGGATCTGCTGAAAGCCTTAAAATGGTAAAAGTGCTGCACAGTAACTTTTCGCAAGTAACTACTTTTACTCACAGAGCGGTATATCGATctgatctgtctgtgtctctggacttactgtgtgttgttttgcgTAGGATCTACCTGATACCATACAGATCGGGGGACGAATCTTGCCTGAAACAGTTTGGGACTATGTTGCAAAACTAAAGACCTCTGTTACAAAGGCAAGCCGTTTACAGTGTACAGTATTTCTTTCTGCACCTTATGTAATAATATcgaaaattataataatatctttttttttttttttttttttgctctccagGAGCTATGTGTGATCCGGTTTCACCCTGcaaccgaggaggaggaggtggcctACGTCTCCCTGTTTTCCTatttcagcagcagaggacgTTTTGGGGTCGTTGCCAATAGCAGCCGTTCCCTCAAAGATGTCTACCTCGTCCCGCTCAGTGCGAAGGAATCCATCCCATCCATACTACAGCCTCTTGAAGGTCCGGGTGAGATAATCCCTCCACCACTGCTGTAGTCTTGCATaattaacatttacataatTTGTCATGGGCAAACATCTGATATTTCAGGTGACAATAActcacaaaatgaaacatttctgaCCTGCTGGTGTGTTTAAAGGGTCAGACTGAGGGAgaattgaaatatatttaatgtgcacacacaaacaagttactttataaacattatttttattattggttCACATTTCTTATTTACAAACTGTATTATTTTAGCATATGGTTTACACTAGGCTACAgtataattcaattcaatgatgtaatgttttctgtgttgtggtttttggtGTCAGCACAGGAAGCAGAATATCTGTAATTTAAATAATTggttcttattattattattggtataTTGATAGTGAGTGGTCCCAACTCTAAAGAAGAGTCCTAGGCCAATGTCCAAACAGTATAATTCTGTTTTAAAGATTTGTTCTAATGATTTATACGTTTCgcctttctttttccacagggcttgaaaaaaaacgacCCAATCTTCTTCTGGGTCTGGCCATCATCCAGAAGACAAAACGTCCAGGAATGTTGCCCCAGGAAATTGAAGAGAAGAGACCCAAAGTTCATATCTCCAAAGACCCTATGTGGATCCCAAAACCTCCAGTCCTCTATGGTTCTGACAAATTGGAGATGTTCCAACCCTATGATCCAGAGACTCCTAGTAATGCCattcctcctgcttctccatCTTGCCCTGGGTCACCATCAGATTCTTCGTCTTCTGGCTCAGTTActataccttctttttttacttccatGAGAGTGACTCCTGTTTCTACCCCAGCTGTTGTTGCTGCCTCTACCTCCAACAACATCTCTGACAAGAATCCTACAACAGCATCCAGTGATAAGACACCACTCCAGACTATCTTAAAGACTTTGTTTAACAATAAGCAGACTGACTCCACAGCCTCTGCTGATGGAAGTtctacaactacaacaacaacaacaactacaacaccACCAGTACGTGCTAAGAACATCCCAGGGTTTTCTCAGGTGTCTGGGTCAATGGTGGATCCAATAGTCCAACGATATGGGCAGAAATCCAAAGTGAAAGCGATcgaagaagaggaaaatgactTTGACCGACCATATGACCCAGAGGACGAGTATGATCCGGCCATGGGATATGGAATGGTTGCGCCACAGAAGATAGAAAAAATGAAGATAGATGGTCCTGCATCATCAGGCTTTGAAGAGGATGATATTGCCTATGATCCAGAAGATGAGACCATCTTCGAAGATGTTCAATGTGATCCTCGTGTAGTAAAGGCCCCTGGTCCGACATCAGATTCTACATCATGCCCAACTCCACTTCCAACTCAGGTTGTAACACCAGGTGCCACTGCCACTCCAGTGCAAACTTCTACCCCAACTGCAGTAACTCCGACCCTTCTTACAGGCACTGTGGTTGTCTCGGCTGCAACACTGACGGAACAACAGCGAATGCTTGAGGAGCTCAATAAGCAGATTGAAGAGCAAAAACGGCAgttgaaggagcaggaagaggctctacgacagcagagagaggctgTGGGTATGTTCATGGCCcacttttctgtctctgactcCCTAATGTCTCCACCATCAAAATCTTTGCCCATCAGTCAACTAGCATCTCTGCAGAGTGGCACAATGCAAACAGAATCCAGGCCTTCAGAATCAACAGACAAGACCAACAACCCGACAGAGACTGTGGACAAATCAAATGTGGATTCACAGTCTGTGAAGTTAGAAGCAGACGCCGTCCTCCcttctttgaaaaatgacacagaCACTGTTACAGAGCAAGATGAAACACAAGAGCATGTTGAGGATGCTGACAAGTATTCTTCTGCTGGAGAGCTGGAAGATTCTGATGTAGCTTATGACCCTGAGGATGAatcactttttaatttaattcaagaCGATGTATTTCAAGGAACCGGTGCAAAGACACATGATTCATCAGGGCATAGTTCTAGCCGCAAGGGTGCTCCAGCGAATTCACACCACAGCAGAAAGCGAAGGTCATCACCAAAGAGGCGGAGTCATCATGAAAGGGACTGCCATAGAAGTCCATCAAGAAGGTCACAGCATCGTTCTCCTTCACATTCCCGTAGACGTAGAGAAAGGGATAGACACAGAAGAAGTGAAAGTGACAGGTCAAGGCATAGAGCTAGAAATCAGTCTGAACGCCAGGGTCGCCATCGTAAAGAGCATGCTACACGCAGACATTCTCATGGTCATAAAAGATCCCCATCATCTCctagaaaaaaagattctgtgTCCCTTTCACCAAAACAGCACAGAGAGCCTTCCCCTGAAGTCcttgaaatatcaaaacatgCAAGTGCCCTGTATAATGCGCCAGAGTCTGTTGATGTACAATGTGTAGAGAGTAACACATCATCATTGACCCCAGTTACTATTAAGAATGACCCTGATGGACATCAGCTAAAATGCAATCTATCTGAGACCCCTTATGAAGACATTTCTCTCCATCCGCATAAACTTGTTCACAATGTGAAGCTTGAGATACCAGAATCACCAAAGTCCCATGACCTTCAAAATAATTCAGTCAATGCTTCTTCTACACAAGTGGATAACCCCTCTCAACAGGAAACTTTGCTTGACAATAAACTTGACAGTACAGTTCCTCTGAGAGAAATTGACCCGCCCACTCGAGATTCTCCTCAGAGCCCTGATCCAGAACCACAGTTCTTGAAATCTAGCAGCATAGAAAATAATGAGTCTTTGAAGACTGATGAAAGCAGAGATCCTGAGACACATACCAGTGTCTCAATGCCATTCGTTAAAGTTGAAAAGAATTGTCTGCCTATTGACAAACAATTGGAACGGGAAAGTCCAGATTTAAAATATCCAGAAATGTTGGGTCTAATGGGAGCAAATTTAAAGCTAGCCAGAGACTCTGATATTCCGGGCTTAGGACCTGATATAGACCCAGTGTCAAAACATGTAAGGAATCCAGGATTGGATATGAAAGAACGTAGAGGTAGTGGACAACAGGTAGAGTTCAGAGAAACAGGAATTACATTCCCAGGGCCTGATAGGAGAGGCTCATGCTTGCAAGACATGAGCCCCAACATTTGGGGTCCTGGATCTCACATTCGAATCCCAGGGGTGAGAAGTCCAATGCAAGATGAGGGAAGTTCTATGTTGCAAGGTGTGAACCCACAAGTAGAGGGTCCAGGCCTGGACATGAGACCAGGAATCAGAGGATCAAAGCTTATCCCAACTGGTACAAATTTACATGTGGGAGAATCGGTCTTACacagtgagaggagagatgcAATCATGAAGGGCCCATCATCAGGCAGATGTGGGCCTGACACAAGTGACTCAGATTCAAGGGCCCATTTACCACCTCTCCAGCATCCTAGGGGTCCACAGATAGAAGTTAGGGCTCCGGATGTTATAGGAAGAGGTGGAGTGCATAAAGAAAGAGGCGAGAGTCCACATACTGGAGATATAAGAGATCGGAGTCCAGATATAAGGGGTCCAGGTCCATTTGTCAGGGGCGAAAGAAGATTTCAAAGGCACGAAATATATGATGGCAGTTTAGTTTGTGGACCTGGAGAACATTTCAAGGAGCCTCAGACAGTTATTAGGGCTGAAGGCAGTGTGCATGGCCCAATCATGAGAGAATCAGAAACTATGCATGAACCAAGAAGGCACAATATGCCTGGGGGACATTTTATGGGGCCTGGTCAAGATATGGAAAGTATGGTTGGCTCAGATACAAGGGATGATAAAAATGAGTCACATGCAAAGAGTTCAAACAGAGACATTAGAGACATAAGTTCAAATAGGAGACATGCAGACATGCAAGGAAGAAATATACAAGTTCCAGGGCTAGAGAGGAGAAATGATCAAATGGGTCAAAAAGATAGAGGTCCTATGCCAATAATTACAAATCCAGATTGGAGAGGTCAAGGACAAGGTGGTGTTGGTCCTGATATGAGGGGTcaacaaagtcaaaataaaaacctgggTCCACATGCAAGGGTTCCAGATTTGAGTGGCCCAGAATCAGACAGAGATGATTGTACGTGGCCAAATAGAAGAGGGTTAGGTGCAGTTACAGAAAGGCCATCAATGCAAGATGAATGGATGACCATTCAGCCTGATAGGATAGGACCAAACATAGAGACCCAGAGGCCTGACAGAGGACAAGGGGGTTTAGATATCTTGGCACCAGGGGCTGAAAGAAGGGGACCTGATATGGAGGTTCCAGTGCATGTTAGAAGAGGACCAGGAGGTCCAGATTTCAGGAGACCAGAGCCTGAAAGGAGAGATACATCTCTGGACAATCTGGGACCAGACATGAGACGACCAGAGGTTGACAGGAGGGGTCTGGCTTTGGAGCATCCTGGAACTGACAGGAGGGGACCTGGTGGCCCATATTTCAAAGGGCTAGGCCCTGAGAGGAAAGGCCCAGCTCAAGCGCCTGACATGAGAGGACATGCGGGGGCAGATTTCAATGGACCATGGCCAAAAAGCAGAGGTCCTGAGATTTTGAGTCCAGGGACTGACAGGAGAGGACCTTCAGGTCCAGATTTCAGACCAGTACCTGAAGGTCCAGATTTCAGACCAGTACCTGAAGGTCCAGATTTCagaggaccaggacctgaaaGGAGAGGTCCTGTTATGGAGGGTCCTGGAACTGACAGGAGAGGACCTGGAGGTCCAGATTTCCGACCAGGACCTGAAGGCCCAGATTTCagaggaccaggacctgaaaGGAGAGGTCCTGTTATGGAGGTTCCCGGGACTGACAGGAGAGGACCTGTAGGTCCAGATTTCAGACCAGGACCTGAAGGTCCAGATTTCACAGGATCAGGACCTGAAAGGAGAGGTCCTGTTATGGAGGGTCCTGGGTCTGACAGGAGAAGACCTGGAGGTCCAGATTTCAGACCAGGACCTGAAGGTCCAGATTTCagaggaccaggacctgaaaGGAGAGGTCCTGTTATGGAGGGTCCTGGGACTGACAGGAGAGGACCTGGAGGTCCAGATTTCagaccaggacctggaggtccAGATTTCagaccaggacctggaggtccAGATTTCAGAGGACCAGGGCCTGAAAGGAGAGGTCCTGTTATGGAGGGTCCTGGGACTGACAGGAGAGGACCTGGAGGTCCAGATTTCAGACCAGGACCGTCAGGTCCAGATTTTagaggaccaggacctgaaaGGAGAGGTCCGGCTATGAGGGGGCCTGGGACTGACAGGAGAGGACCTGGAGGCCCAGATTTCAGAACACCAGGACCTGAAACAAGTGGTCCTGCAATGGAGGGTCCTGGGAATGACTGGAGAGGACACGAAGGTCCAGGTTTTAGAGGACTGGGGCCTGAAAGAAGAGGACCTGAAGGTCCAGATTTTAGAGGACCAGGGTCTGAGAGGAGAGGTCCGGCTATGGAGGGTCCTGGGACTGACAGGAGAGGACCTGAAGATCCAGATTTCAGAGGACCTAGACCTGAAAGGAGTGGTCCTTCTATGGAGGGTCCTGGGACTCACAGGAGAGGACCCGCAGGTCCAGATATTAGGGGACCAGGGCCTGAATTCAGAAGCTTATCTATTGAGGGTCCTGGACCTGGCAGAGGAGGACCTGGAGGTGTAGATTTCAGAGGGCTAGGACCTGAGAGGAGAAGTTTATCTATAGAGAGTTCTGGGTCTGAGAGTAGAGGACCTGAAGGTTCAGATTTCAGTGGATCAGGACCTGAAAGGAGAGGTCCTGTTATAGAGGGACCTGGGATTGGCTGGAGAGGACCTGTGGGTCCAGATTTCAGAGGACCCGGACCTGAATGGAGAAGTC from Scophthalmus maximus strain ysfricsl-2021 chromosome 3, ASM2237912v1, whole genome shotgun sequence carries:
- the si:ch73-181d5.4 gene encoding uncharacterized protein si:ch73-181d5.4 isoform X3 yields the protein MNPVENSITDDNISEEQQSQTDGGELNVRPSLSQVTKSWGFRRTTIARREFMEEVGELSHSPPPVRRGRSRRNIQTPQTSAEGRATRKATCSARSVIDDLEWSSPSSPASEESKPASEASAGGSLDPSLWQDFGSAFHTAFSLLGGNEGLSLDMPDALAAHDTLEDADATKAPSPQGLDETEVPDDVESADEMEVSQPLSPPDGAAAGINDVVLISSQEDDSDEMTLIQIKERLESRGRQGDSKGRGGKGGRGKARGRGRGRGRGKGRGKGRGRGRGRAVELQPNIPDEVDNDDEVMFVGTVEQQQQQEENDPHNPTEIQTSPARSDVTLSPAQRSNSDCIIIDTDMDQVTEVAPGQYDDAPEEEEGEQEEKDRINQGGYSSISDSEGYDSNALYCICRQKHNKRFMICCDSCQDWFHGDCVGIGETLGRNMEKRGQEYVCPPCTTKRQLRPEPALGFPECVTGSLSAGDVEEQHQHQVLKEDVVEDEEQQVEEEEEAPVMRPEPEPEPEPETQTDSSLPQCIGPSCSKQALPDSVYCGTDCILQHAAFTMKTLSGPKVPKSRGRQPKKVAAARPAAKGQRSVRMSKRLAEKAEEEVEEQKMEEDGGEEEAVSPVACDPALTDAQTTPTPSPKFYTASEQSEAITPSTQPPDASAAAAHVVPSSLPVAEPTPPQRVSKEKATEPVNSVSQFQPAETDPSVPPTPEHSGPSPAAQSAASSAPRHHETGALMVTKTSYVIPKKHPAPQPLSASASTSSQKSSPGPMLLNETRNLPVPPAPSAPSSRPSQPNNQVRQSIQRSLTGILFKRVCDCDDLEMSEIDAAKLVSNIEMEMFDVFRNTDSKYMNKYRTIMFNLKDPKNKGLLYRVVRGEISPFRLVRMSQKDMQATKAPEPSAKETPEVKDVAAKTTGLLQKPEEVKVDLPSLNPPRPDRRTGKRPESTAASQEQRRNVPAPAPRSRTIQPGLGSQIPDILTCMLKDTTSEHKAHLFDLKCKICTGQILAGEEEEPAKKKAKVAETREKHEPSWRRYAGGDDSPLQAPPDSPDMDSPTSRLVIDSPALTIVESPASPTMDSPASPTLESPASPVSESPASPTADFPASTSTKRAYAPVVIPVVSTVTITRRDPRTAASRFSTSSSGPSGPRNTTHNQPASYASFKENSSAPPAAPVPSLPPARTLPKSILMKPSSSSDPRLYGASSRTVISESPAEGETAKFLAKQEIVWKGFLNMLNVAKFVTKGYLVSGSAESLKMDLPDTIQIGGRILPETVWDYVAKLKTSVTKELCVIRFHPATEEEEVAYVSLFSYFSSRGRFGVVANSSRSLKDVYLVPLSAKESIPSILQPLEGPGLEKKRPNLLLGLAIIQKTKRPGMLPQEIEEKRPKVHISKDPMWIPKPPVLYGSDKLEMFQPYDPETPSNAIPPASPSCPGSPSDSSSSGSVTIPSFFTSMRVTPVSTPAVVAASTSNNISDKNPTTASSDKTPLQTILKTLFNNKQTDSTASADGSSTTTTTTTTTTPPVRAKNIPGFSQVSGSMVDPIVQRYGQKSKVKAIEEEENDFDRPYDPEDEYDPAMGYGMVAPQKIEKMKIDGPASSGFEEDDIAYDPEDETIFEDVQCDPRVVKAPGPTSDSTSCPTPLPTQVVTPGATATPVQTSTPTAVTPTLLTGTVVVSAATLTEQQRMLEELNKQIEEQKRQLKEQEEALRQQREAVGMFMAHFSVSDSLMSPPSKSLPISQLASLQSGTMQTESRPSESTDKTNNPTETVDKSNVDSQSVKLEADAVLPSLKNDTDTVTEQDETQEHVEDADKYSSAGELEDSDVAYDPEDESLFNLIQDDVFQGTGAKTHDSSGHSSSRKGAPANSHHSRKRRSSPKRRSHHERDCHRSPSRRSQHRSPSHSRRRRERDRHRRSESDRSRHRARNQSERQGRHRKEHATRRHSHGHKRSPSSPRKKDSVSLSPKQHREPSPEVLEISKHASALYNAPESVDVQCVESNTSSLTPVTIKNDPDGHQLKCNLSETPYEDISLHPHKLVHNVKLEIPESPKSHDLQNNSVNASSTQVDNPSQQETLLDNKLDSTVPLREIDPPTRDSPQSPDPEPQFLKSSSIENNESLKTDESRDPETHTSVSMPFVKVEKNCLPIDKQLERESPDLKYPEMLGLMGANLKLARDSDIPGLGPDIDPVSKHVRNPGLDMKERRGSGQQVEFRETGITFPGPDRRGSCLQDMSPNIWGPGSHIRIPGVRSPMQDEGSSMLQGVNPQVEGPGLDMRPGIRGSKLIPTGTNLHVGESVLHSERRDAIMKGPSSGRCGPDTSDSDSRAHLPPLQHPRGPQIEVRAPDVIGRGGVHKERGESPHTGDIRDRSPDIRGPGPFVRGERRFQRHEIYDGSLVCGPGEHFKEPQTVIRAEGSVHGPIMRESETMHEPRRHNMPGGHFMGPGQDMESMVGSDTRDDKNESHAKSSNRDIRDISSNRRHADMQGRNIQVPGLERRNDQMGQKDRGPMPIITNPDWRGQGQGGVGPDMRGQQSQNKNLGPHARVPDLSGPESDRDDCTWPNRRGLGAVTERPSMQDEWMTIQPDRIGPNIETQRPDRGQGGLDILAPGAERRGPDMEVPVHVRRGPGGPDFRRPEPERRDTSLDNLGPDMRRPEVDRRGLALEHPGTDRRGPGGPYFKGLGPERKGPAQAPDMRGHAGADFNGPWPKSRGPEILSPGTDRRGPSGPDFRPVPEGPDFRPVPEGPDFRGPGPERRGPVMEGPGTDRRGPGGPDFRPGPEGPDFRGPGPERRGPVMEVPGTDRRGPVGPDFRPGPEGPDFTGSGPERRGPVMEGPGSDRRRPGGPDFRPGPEGPDFRGPGPERRGPVMEGPGTDRRGPGGPDFRPGPGGPDFRPGPGGPDFRGPGPERRGPVMEGPGTDRRGPGGPDFRPGPSGPDFRGPGPERRGPAMRGPGTDRRGPGGPDFRTPGPETSGPAMEGPGNDWRGHEGPGFRGLGPERRGPEGPDFRGPGSERRGPAMEGPGTDRRGPEDPDFRGPRPERSGPSMEGPGTHRRGPAGPDIRGPGPEFRSLSIEGPGPGRGGPGGVDFRGLGPERRSLSIESSGSESRGPEGSDFSGSGPERRGPVIEGPGIGWRGPVGPDFRGPGPEWRSPAREGPGINMSGPAGPNFRRPAPENRSLSLEGPGRGGPGAPDFRGPGPDRKGHGCPDFRAPGPERRGFVTEGPDKRGSGHPDFQGPGPGRRVPGGTDLSGPGCEGRRRSGNLNSAGLGPEKAGPHMGGSRPNFVVMGPERTGPGMEGPVPHSHGKGGPHLRGPGDRRHPEGANFSGPGPELRPPDMEETENTRNFPGGPQFRNPELERRPPDMEGPEFDRRGPHLRRGGPERTVMEGHGRGPDFRAPGCEFIGPDTENSGPGRRESGGPDFSEPGPERRCRDMEGPGPDWRRSVGPDLRGPGIRQRSPSTEGPRHDRRNDWGRDDFGGSDANQESPIEGQGPDRTGRDLRGRRPIRRNFRGPGPNMSSTNRGDRWRGTDTDEQWSDVTGPNIEAVENEREYSVNHWESHGNRDPRPIQEGPDEQGQESRQGPQSKWRGAGDRGETPIQERRNIQYPGPVRSPRDDWNGPGCRGPARDNPDMMCSGQGPRGEPGNEWREPDRGGAGSNRRGRGAFFRGGRDPDNRTHRLDRRGPGFRGRGSDMKEGPDVENDWRQPGFRGNMSRPNMEGPGAHRGRPHLMNSCPDSRGFEIEGHNRAESGDSDPRRPEPGYRSSNIDGPGTHGRFSDCGGQDADMERHGPGRPGFEDEFRREKRGPDMGRPGQNKSSDIRHGPGRWDTNTEFLGSDRRGPDMMGPGLDSRGSERTMRYSDESASLHFKGPHHPDPALFNGPPGPAPNIGGKSCLGFDSPQNQQSGKPQRHRVALLPTPTEGLIRFPNRMINSSDAFSPKQKQMRSSADRESSRDRAVGRKRALDQEQRDEQEGSPARKISTAVIANTATGKEKREETDKQGMSGASSETKSNQSMNTDGNKINVEPS